The following coding sequences lie in one Myxococcus xanthus genomic window:
- a CDS encoding FecR domain-containing protein has translation MARHEHLSLWALAAGELDADARGRVEAHVATCSECAQALEQVRQSRAVLHEGRGTMPAPRTDAMGEGLRAEAARRMVRSAPRARWPWAVALAGVCAAMLAFWMVRAPRATDEGGALVARGDAPSEPASGVSVPSNGGDAVPTVPPAPETAAHAAAGSEPAVPSNAAEKLDATTETERVAVAGAILREAGGTERALKPGMRLRSGVAVRTPARSSALLRLPDESRVRLSAGSEVELSRAESREVHLTVNKGRLSVEASHTARQGFMVEVAGLRVSVVGTVFTVERTKDGAAVAVAEGQVRVEAAGQPPRLVGPGERVELHAAKHTLNPRKMSKPDLRAIAELRDPVDEVPVSPPRPISARPAPRQKPEPTDAPAPMTPGAVAAVTPTPQEPIGEAPAPEPAPPPANALAPVAAAGSTPTAPPAPVDPNHEFAPYPVPSVNVPMSPTPEPQPPPGAVAKQSPEKREPLIPMALVSKDADERFLGYARLKVNSRKCESFLVGLDEIAQRSPRAAHREQARYLRARCFEEKLESHRAKDEYRRYLNDFPRGRYAKEAKTGLLP, from the coding sequence ATGGCGCGCCATGAGCACCTCTCCCTGTGGGCCCTGGCCGCGGGCGAGTTGGACGCAGATGCGCGCGGCCGGGTGGAGGCGCACGTCGCCACCTGCTCCGAATGTGCCCAGGCGCTGGAGCAGGTGCGGCAGTCCCGCGCCGTCCTCCACGAGGGCCGCGGCACCATGCCCGCGCCGCGCACGGACGCCATGGGCGAAGGACTTCGCGCGGAAGCGGCTCGGCGCATGGTGCGCAGCGCGCCCAGGGCCCGCTGGCCGTGGGCCGTGGCGCTCGCGGGTGTCTGCGCGGCGATGCTGGCGTTCTGGATGGTCCGCGCTCCCCGGGCAACGGATGAGGGCGGAGCGCTCGTGGCTCGGGGGGATGCGCCCTCTGAGCCTGCGTCCGGCGTCTCCGTTCCGTCGAACGGCGGTGACGCGGTTCCCACGGTGCCCCCGGCTCCGGAGACCGCTGCTCACGCCGCGGCCGGCAGCGAGCCGGCTGTACCCTCGAATGCAGCGGAGAAGCTCGACGCCACCACGGAGACAGAACGGGTCGCCGTCGCGGGGGCCATCCTGCGCGAGGCGGGAGGCACGGAGCGCGCGCTCAAGCCCGGCATGCGGCTGCGTTCAGGCGTGGCGGTGCGGACGCCCGCGCGCTCCAGTGCGTTGCTTCGGCTGCCGGATGAGAGCCGCGTTCGGCTGTCGGCGGGCTCGGAGGTGGAGCTGTCCCGCGCGGAGTCGCGCGAGGTGCACCTCACCGTGAACAAGGGACGCCTGTCCGTCGAGGCCTCACACACGGCGCGCCAAGGCTTCATGGTGGAAGTGGCGGGCCTGCGCGTCTCCGTGGTGGGCACTGTCTTCACGGTGGAGCGCACGAAGGACGGCGCCGCCGTGGCCGTCGCGGAAGGGCAGGTCCGCGTCGAGGCGGCAGGCCAGCCGCCGCGGCTGGTCGGTCCTGGCGAGCGGGTGGAACTGCACGCGGCGAAGCACACGCTGAACCCGCGGAAGATGTCGAAGCCGGACCTGCGGGCCATCGCGGAGCTCCGGGACCCGGTGGACGAAGTCCCCGTGAGCCCGCCCCGCCCCATCAGTGCTCGGCCCGCCCCCCGTCAGAAACCCGAGCCGACCGACGCGCCCGCCCCCATGACGCCGGGCGCGGTGGCGGCGGTGACGCCCACGCCGCAGGAGCCCATCGGGGAAGCCCCGGCGCCCGAGCCCGCGCCGCCACCGGCGAATGCCCTGGCCCCCGTGGCCGCCGCGGGAAGTACCCCGACCGCGCCCCCGGCCCCCGTGGACCCGAACCACGAGTTCGCGCCCTACCCTGTGCCGTCGGTGAACGTCCCCATGTCGCCCACGCCGGAGCCCCAGCCGCCTCCGGGGGCCGTGGCGAAGCAATCACCGGAGAAGCGCGAGCCGTTGATTCCCATGGCGCTGGTGTCCAAGGACGCCGACGAGCGATTCCTGGGCTACGCCCGGCTCAAGGTGAACTCGCGCAAGTGCGAGAGCTTCCTGGTTGGCCTGGACGAGATTGCCCAGCGCAGCCCAAGGGCGGCCCACCGCGAGCAGGCGCGCTACCTTCGCGCGCGGTGCTTCGAGGAGAAGCTCGAATCGCACCGGGCCAAGGACGAATACCGCCGGTACCTCAACGACTTCCCGCGAGGGCGCTACGCCAAGGAGGCCAAGACGGGACTGCTGCCCTGA
- a CDS encoding RNA polymerase sigma factor yields MFLRGARSFAHVTHLPEGRKGRDVSGVPAQDEVRLQALVRRIQEGDLTAFEQLYALTQADASRTLWHLVGNRVDVEDLLQEAYLRLLTAVKSYRGESRFRTFFYRVCSNVALSHLRWKRRRPEDSVWDLPEAAAEGEDPERVASRRQAARLVELALERLKPKKRIVFVYYELCGMSPDEIAEAVGSSPNTVRSRLHHARLEFNEAMQRLLGANRPGGFHGAP; encoded by the coding sequence GTGTTCCTGCGTGGAGCCCGCTCATTCGCGCACGTCACCCACCTCCCCGAGGGGCGAAAGGGACGCGACGTGTCCGGTGTTCCCGCCCAGGATGAGGTGCGGCTCCAGGCACTGGTCCGGCGCATCCAGGAGGGCGACCTGACGGCATTCGAACAGCTCTATGCGCTCACGCAGGCGGATGCCTCGCGCACCTTGTGGCACCTGGTCGGCAACCGCGTGGACGTGGAGGACCTGCTCCAGGAGGCCTATCTCCGGCTGCTGACGGCCGTGAAGAGCTACCGGGGCGAGTCCCGGTTCCGGACCTTCTTCTATCGCGTGTGCTCCAACGTGGCCCTGTCTCACCTGCGCTGGAAGCGACGCCGGCCGGAGGACTCCGTCTGGGATCTGCCGGAAGCTGCGGCGGAGGGAGAGGACCCCGAGCGGGTGGCCTCGCGGCGTCAGGCGGCCCGGCTGGTGGAGTTGGCCCTGGAGCGGCTGAAGCCAAAGAAGCGCATCGTCTTCGTGTACTACGAGCTGTGTGGAATGAGCCCGGACGAGATTGCCGAGGCCGTGGGCAGCTCACCCAACACCGTCCGCAGCCGCCTCCACCATGCGCGGCTGGAGTTCAACGAAGCCATGCAGCGGCTGCTCGGCGCCAACCGCCCCGGAGGTTTCCATGGCGCGCCATGA
- a CDS encoding DUF7107 domain-containing protein, whose protein sequence is MRNTPIRSLMWLPLLAVLAVLPGCIVHGEDDWYDDYDDDICYCSSDRDCSTGESCRSGVCRTVPPGSGECSSSLDCPGSQICINSVCSQFCSRDSDCGSGQRCDDHYCVGNGGTRPDAGSDGGTRPDSGTDGGTRPDSGTDGGTRPDAGSDGGTRPDAGVDGGSPQQCRVNVDCGAGNYCINNQCIRGCYDDSWCDATDTCVSGLCRPRPVDPNTCSTAADCTGGKDCVDGQCRAACDSTTQCPDDYSCQIGYCMPIPDGGQCRANCECPAGQVCFNGQCKPPQPDPGQTCVANCDCPSGDVCTNGYCRPPAPPPPPPDAGTGPACQANCDCPSGQVCSNGQCKVPPPPPVQDAGTSTPVCRANCECPSGQACTDGVCKPVNTGSGNSCQANCECPAGERCIDSVCWL, encoded by the coding sequence ATGCGGAACACCCCCATACGTAGCCTCATGTGGCTGCCGTTGCTCGCCGTTCTCGCCGTCCTCCCGGGCTGCATCGTCCATGGAGAGGATGACTGGTACGACGACTACGACGACGACATCTGCTACTGCTCCTCCGACAGGGATTGCAGCACAGGTGAGAGCTGCCGCAGCGGCGTCTGTCGGACCGTTCCACCTGGCTCGGGCGAATGTTCCTCCTCCCTGGACTGCCCCGGGTCCCAGATCTGCATCAACAGCGTCTGCTCGCAGTTCTGCTCGCGTGACTCCGACTGCGGTTCGGGCCAGCGGTGCGACGACCACTACTGCGTTGGGAACGGCGGGACGCGCCCGGACGCGGGTTCCGATGGCGGGACGCGCCCGGATTCGGGGACGGACGGCGGGACGCGCCCGGATTCAGGTACGGACGGCGGGACACGTCCGGACGCTGGCTCCGACGGCGGGACGCGCCCGGATGCGGGCGTGGACGGGGGTTCTCCTCAGCAGTGCCGGGTGAACGTGGATTGCGGTGCGGGGAACTACTGCATCAACAACCAGTGCATCCGCGGCTGCTATGACGATTCCTGGTGCGACGCCACGGACACCTGCGTGAGCGGCCTGTGCCGTCCGCGCCCGGTGGACCCGAACACCTGCTCCACCGCGGCGGACTGCACCGGCGGGAAGGACTGTGTGGATGGCCAGTGCCGCGCGGCCTGCGACTCCACCACCCAGTGCCCGGACGACTACAGCTGCCAGATTGGCTACTGCATGCCCATCCCGGACGGGGGCCAGTGCCGCGCCAACTGCGAGTGCCCTGCTGGCCAGGTCTGCTTCAATGGCCAGTGCAAGCCGCCGCAGCCGGACCCGGGCCAGACGTGCGTGGCCAACTGCGACTGCCCCTCGGGTGACGTCTGCACCAACGGCTACTGCCGTCCGCCGGCCCCGCCGCCTCCTCCTCCGGACGCGGGCACGGGCCCGGCCTGCCAGGCCAACTGCGACTGCCCGTCGGGCCAGGTCTGCTCCAATGGCCAGTGCAAGGTGCCTCCTCCTCCGCCGGTGCAGGATGCCGGGACGTCCACCCCGGTGTGCCGCGCCAACTGCGAGTGCCCGTCCGGTCAGGCCTGCACGGACGGCGTCTGCAAGCCCGTCAACACGGGCAGCGGCAACAGCTGCCAGGCCAACTGCGAGTGCCCCGCCGGCGAGCGCTGCATCGACAGCGTCTGCTGGCTGTAG
- a CDS encoding class I SAM-dependent methyltransferase codes for MADTQGTHGSHDATGPEGMFANRLRKGDKRFRKWARTQGLTAFRVYDRDIPEYPYAIDVYGDCAHVVEYPRRRAIASGAADTQREEVLAAVTQVLAVPPERIFVKTHTPQPWGRSQYGRVGQDSGRIVVEEQGLKFWVNLGDYLDTGLFMDHRNTRARVREEARGKRFLNLFAYTGAFTVYAAAGGAASTMTVDLSNTYLDWAEDNLDLNGLANARHTLVRADAKAWVEAQADAPERYDLVVCDPPSFSTSKKMSGSFNVQRDHPRLLAAIRALLAPGGVLYFSNNFLGFQLEPKATRGMEVEEITPRSIPEDFQRKEIHRCWRMVAP; via the coding sequence ATGGCTGACACACAAGGTACGCATGGCTCTCACGACGCAACCGGCCCCGAGGGCATGTTCGCCAACCGCCTGCGCAAGGGGGACAAGCGCTTCCGGAAGTGGGCCCGGACGCAGGGGCTGACGGCCTTCCGCGTCTACGACAGGGACATCCCCGAGTACCCGTACGCCATCGACGTCTACGGCGACTGCGCCCACGTCGTGGAATATCCCCGCCGGCGCGCCATCGCCTCAGGTGCCGCGGACACGCAGCGGGAGGAAGTCCTGGCCGCGGTGACGCAGGTGCTGGCCGTTCCCCCCGAGCGCATCTTCGTGAAGACGCACACGCCCCAGCCCTGGGGCCGCTCGCAGTACGGCCGGGTGGGCCAGGACAGCGGGCGCATCGTCGTGGAGGAGCAGGGCCTGAAGTTCTGGGTGAACCTGGGCGACTACCTGGACACCGGCCTCTTCATGGACCACCGCAACACCCGCGCGCGCGTGCGGGAGGAGGCCCGGGGCAAGCGCTTCCTCAACCTCTTCGCGTACACCGGGGCTTTCACCGTCTACGCCGCCGCTGGAGGCGCCGCGAGCACGATGACGGTGGACCTGTCCAACACCTACCTGGACTGGGCCGAGGACAACCTGGACCTCAACGGCCTGGCCAACGCGCGGCACACGCTGGTGCGCGCGGATGCCAAGGCCTGGGTGGAGGCACAGGCCGACGCGCCAGAGCGGTATGACCTGGTGGTGTGCGACCCGCCGTCCTTCTCCACGTCGAAGAAGATGTCGGGCAGCTTCAACGTGCAGCGCGACCACCCGCGCCTGCTGGCCGCCATCCGGGCGCTGCTCGCACCCGGTGGCGTCCTCTACTTCTCCAACAACTTCCTGGGATTCCAGTTGGAACCGAAGGCCACGCGGGGGATGGAGGTGGAGGAAATCACCCCTCGCTCCATCCCCGAGGACTTCCAGCGCAAGGAGATCCACCGCTGCTGGCGCATGGTGGCTCCCTGA
- a CDS encoding UdgX family uracil-DNA binding protein (This protein belongs to the uracil DNA glycosylase superfamily, members of which act in excision repair of DNA. However, it belongs more specifically to UdgX branch, whose founding member was found to bind uracil in DNA (where it does not belong), without cleaving it, appears to promote DNA repair by a pathway involving RecA, rather than base excision.), which translates to MPKRPSVQTTAAPLIPESPTYDKLRKAAAGCQACPLWRTGTQTVFGEPEGQPRPGPRVMLVGEQPGDQEDRAGRPFVGPSGRLLDESLEAAGIDRAQVYVTNTVKHFKWTGQGPRRIHAKPTTTEIRACLPWLEAEIRVFRPDVLVCLGATAAQALLGKAFRVTQSRGQPMASEWARVVVATMHPSSILRAPDPRAREAALEAFVDDLRQVARIIHGLSEGEGAHAPM; encoded by the coding sequence ATGCCCAAGCGTCCTTCCGTCCAGACCACCGCGGCTCCCCTCATCCCTGAGTCTCCGACGTACGACAAGCTCCGAAAGGCGGCCGCGGGATGTCAGGCCTGCCCGCTGTGGCGCACGGGCACCCAGACTGTCTTTGGCGAGCCTGAGGGCCAGCCGCGCCCCGGCCCCCGGGTGATGCTGGTGGGGGAGCAGCCGGGAGACCAGGAGGACCGGGCCGGCAGGCCCTTCGTGGGTCCCTCCGGGCGGCTGCTGGACGAGTCGCTGGAGGCCGCCGGCATCGACCGCGCGCAGGTGTACGTCACCAATACGGTGAAGCACTTCAAGTGGACCGGCCAGGGGCCTCGGCGCATCCACGCGAAGCCGACCACGACGGAGATTCGCGCCTGCCTGCCGTGGCTGGAGGCGGAGATTCGCGTGTTCCGCCCGGATGTCCTCGTCTGCCTGGGGGCCACCGCGGCACAGGCGCTGCTGGGCAAGGCGTTCCGGGTGACGCAGTCGCGTGGGCAGCCGATGGCGTCGGAATGGGCGCGGGTGGTGGTGGCCACGATGCACCCGTCCTCCATCCTCCGCGCGCCTGACCCTCGGGCGAGGGAGGCCGCGCTGGAGGCCTTCGTGGACGACTTGCGCCAGGTGGCGCGCATCATCCACGGCCTGTCTGAAGGGGAGGGCGCGCACGCGCCCATGTGA
- a CDS encoding crotonase/enoyl-CoA hydratase family protein, which produces MSVRVEKNGPVTTVILDRPEVRNAVDGATAQALAEAFRAFDADPDARVGVLHGEGGTFCAGADLKAVSEGRLPRLELDGDGPMGPSRMVLSKPVIASIGGHAVAGGLELALWCDLRVAEEDAVLGVFCRRWGVPLIDGGTVRLPRLIGLSRALDLILTGRAVSAQEALAMGLVNRVVPRGQAREAAEALAREVAAFPQACMNADRRSAYTQAGLGTEDALRQEFARGVKVLESESIVGATRFAQGAGRHGKFE; this is translated from the coding sequence ATGAGCGTGCGCGTCGAGAAGAACGGCCCCGTCACCACCGTCATCCTGGACCGCCCGGAGGTACGCAACGCCGTGGATGGCGCCACCGCCCAGGCGCTGGCGGAGGCCTTCCGCGCCTTCGACGCGGACCCGGACGCGCGGGTGGGCGTGCTCCATGGAGAAGGGGGCACCTTCTGCGCCGGGGCGGACCTGAAGGCCGTCTCCGAGGGCCGGTTGCCCCGCCTGGAGCTGGACGGAGATGGCCCCATGGGCCCTTCGCGCATGGTGCTGTCGAAGCCCGTCATCGCGTCTATTGGCGGCCATGCCGTGGCGGGCGGACTGGAGCTGGCGCTGTGGTGTGATTTGCGCGTGGCCGAGGAGGACGCCGTCCTGGGCGTCTTCTGCCGCCGCTGGGGCGTGCCCCTCATCGATGGGGGGACGGTGCGGCTGCCCCGGCTCATCGGCCTGTCGCGGGCCCTGGACCTCATCCTCACGGGCCGGGCCGTGTCCGCCCAGGAGGCACTGGCCATGGGGCTGGTCAACCGCGTGGTGCCCCGGGGGCAGGCGCGCGAGGCCGCCGAGGCCCTGGCGCGCGAGGTGGCCGCCTTCCCGCAGGCGTGCATGAACGCGGACCGGCGCTCCGCCTACACCCAGGCGGGGCTGGGCACCGAGGACGCACTGCGTCAGGAGTTCGCCCGCGGCGTCAAGGTGCTAGAGTCGGAGTCCATTGTCGGCGCCACGCGTTTTGCCCAGGGGGCAGGGCGTCACGGGAAGTTCGAATAG
- a CDS encoding cystathionine gamma-synthase — MRFDTLAIHAGQEPDPTTGAIMTPVYLTSTYVQDGPGEHKGYEYSRTQNPTRKALQDCLAALEGAKYGAAFASGLAGTDMLMHMLDSGDHVVVSDDVYGGTFRLFDKVFRRAGLHFSFVDLSKPENFEAAITPKTKMVWVESPTNPMLKLIDLARIAEVAKKRNILSVADNTFMTPYFQRPLDLGFDVVAHSTTKYINGHSDVVGGFVCTSREDVAERMYFLQNAVGGVSGAFDSFMVLRGVKTLHVRMDRHASNAMKVAQFLASHPKVKKVTYPGLESHPQHALAKQQMTGFGGMVTFDIQGGLEAARTFLKTVKVFACAESLGGVESLIEHPAIMTHASIPKETREQLGITDGFIRLSVGIEDARDLVDDLAQALDAAK, encoded by the coding sequence ATGCGCTTCGACACGCTTGCCATTCACGCCGGTCAGGAGCCGGACCCCACCACGGGCGCCATCATGACGCCCGTCTACCTGACTTCCACCTACGTCCAGGACGGCCCCGGAGAGCACAAGGGCTACGAGTACAGCCGGACGCAGAACCCCACCCGCAAGGCGCTCCAGGACTGTCTGGCCGCGCTGGAGGGAGCGAAGTACGGCGCGGCCTTCGCCTCCGGCCTGGCGGGCACGGACATGCTGATGCACATGCTGGATTCGGGCGACCACGTGGTCGTCTCGGACGATGTGTACGGCGGCACCTTCCGCCTCTTCGACAAGGTGTTCCGGCGGGCCGGGCTGCACTTCTCCTTCGTGGACCTGTCCAAGCCGGAGAACTTCGAGGCGGCGATTACGCCGAAGACGAAGATGGTGTGGGTGGAGTCCCCCACCAACCCGATGCTCAAGCTCATCGACCTGGCGCGCATCGCCGAGGTCGCCAAGAAGCGGAACATCCTCTCCGTCGCCGACAACACGTTCATGACGCCGTACTTCCAGCGCCCGCTGGACCTCGGCTTCGACGTGGTGGCGCACTCCACCACCAAGTACATCAACGGCCACAGCGACGTGGTGGGCGGCTTCGTCTGCACCAGCCGCGAGGACGTGGCTGAGCGGATGTACTTCCTCCAGAACGCGGTGGGCGGCGTGTCCGGCGCCTTCGACAGCTTCATGGTGCTGCGCGGCGTGAAGACGCTGCACGTGCGCATGGACCGCCACGCCTCCAACGCGATGAAGGTGGCGCAGTTCCTGGCGTCCCACCCGAAGGTGAAGAAGGTCACCTACCCGGGCCTGGAGTCGCACCCGCAGCACGCGCTCGCCAAGCAGCAGATGACGGGCTTTGGCGGCATGGTGACGTTCGACATCCAGGGCGGCCTGGAGGCGGCGCGTACCTTCCTGAAGACGGTGAAGGTGTTCGCCTGCGCCGAGTCGCTCGGCGGCGTCGAGTCCCTCATCGAGCACCCGGCCATCATGACCCACGCCTCCATCCCCAAGGAGACGCGCGAGCAGCTGGGCATCACCGACGGCTTCATCCGCCTGTCGGTGGGCATCGAGGACGCGCGGGACCTGGTGGACGACCTGGCGCAGGCGCTCGACGCCGCGAAGTAG
- a CDS encoding MaoC family dehydratase has translation MRYFEDFQPGDVSEHGPHVVSREEIIAFATQFDPQPFHLSDEAARDSIFGGLVASGWHTASLCHRLLVDSFLGQTSSLGSPGLDELRWLKPVRPGDTLHVRVEVVSATPSRSKPDRGAIKLRMEVRNQKDEVVMTELANVLFGRRP, from the coding sequence ATGCGCTACTTCGAGGACTTCCAGCCCGGGGACGTGAGCGAACACGGCCCCCACGTGGTGTCGCGCGAGGAAATCATCGCCTTCGCGACGCAGTTCGATCCGCAGCCCTTCCACCTGAGCGATGAAGCCGCCCGCGACAGCATCTTCGGCGGGCTGGTGGCCAGCGGTTGGCACACCGCCTCCCTGTGTCACCGGCTGTTGGTGGACAGCTTCCTGGGGCAGACGTCCAGCCTGGGCTCGCCCGGCTTGGATGAGCTGCGCTGGCTCAAGCCCGTGCGTCCGGGGGACACGTTGCACGTGCGCGTGGAGGTCGTCTCCGCCACGCCGTCGCGCAGCAAACCGGACCGGGGCGCCATCAAGCTCCGCATGGAGGTGCGCAACCAGAAGGACGAGGTGGTGATGACGGAGCTGGCCAACGTGCTCTTCGGCCGGCGTCCCTGA